A genome region from Lactobacillus sp. ESL0791 includes the following:
- a CDS encoding Rib/alpha-like domain-containing protein encodes MEKKTAKYTVQVTYTKDNTTDTADVWVDVAGGQSSGVTTDFNVKDNAALTADKAKAALSTASTTAIGKLANGKNVKYSWASDENGTALNVDTSDSDGKTAYVIIDYGDGTKQAVAVNIHVKSQKEQHSGKIKVNNDETNPIRTHVNANQNYGLDTSVAIDGLTEGKDYTLSWLGDAPDVTDANLTNGEKTAKYTVQVTYTKDNTTDTADVWVDVAGGQSSGVTTDFNVKDNAALTADKAKAALSTASTTAIGKLANGKNVKYSWASDENGTALNVDTSDSDGKTAYVIIDYGDGTKQAVAVNIHVKSQKEQHSGKIKVNNDETNPIRTHVNANQNYGLDTSVAIDGLTEGKDYTLSWLGDAPDVTDANLTNGEKDS; translated from the coding sequence ATGGAGAAAAAGACAGCTAAGTATACAGTTCAAGTAACTTATACGAAGGATAATACAACTGATACAGCAGATGTTTGGGTAGATGTTGCCGGTGGTCAAAGCTCTGGTGTTACAACCGACTTTAATGTAAAAGACAATGCTGCATTAACAGCTGATAAAGCTAAAGCTGCATTGAGTACAGCAAGTACAACTGCTATAGGCAAATTAGCTAATGGTAAAAATGTAAAATACAGTTGGGCAAGTGATGAGAATGGCACAGCCTTAAATGTAGATACATCAGATAGCGACGGTAAGACAGCATATGTCATTATTGATTATGGTGATGGAACCAAGCAGGCAGTTGCCGTAAATATTCATGTCAAGAGTCAAAAAGAACAACATAGTGGCAAGATCAAAGTTAATAATGATGAGACTAATCCAATTAGGACACACGTTAATGCCAATCAAAATTATGGATTGGACACTTCAGTTGCAATAGATGGTTTGACAGAAGGAAAAGATTATACCTTAAGCTGGTTAGGTGATGCTCCGGATGTAACGGATGCTAACTTAACTAATGGAGAAAAGACAGCTAAGTATACAGTTCAAGTAACTTATACGAAGGATAATACAACTGATACAGCAGATGTTTGGGTAGATGTTGCCGGTGGTCAAAGCTCTGGTGTTACAACCGACTTTAATGTAAAAGACAATGCTGCATTAACAGCTGATAAAGCTAAAGCTGCATTGAGTACAGCAAGTACAACTGCTATAGGCAAATTAGCTAATGGTAAAAATGTAAAATACAGTTGGGCAAGTGATGAGAATGGCACAGCCTTAAATGTAGATACATCAGATAGCGACGGTAAGACAGCATATGTCATTATTGATTATGGTGATGGAACCAAGCAGGCAGTTGCCGTAAATATTCATGTCAAGAGTCAAAAAGAACAACATAGTGGCAAGATCAAAGTTAATAATGATGAGACTAATCCAATTAGGACACACGTTAATGCCAATCAAAATTATGGATTGGACACTTCAGTTGCAATAGATGGTTTGACAGAAGGAAAAGATTATACCTTAAGCTGGTTAGGTGATGCTCCGGATGTAACGGATGCTAACTTAACTAATGGAGAAAAAGACAGCTAA
- a CDS encoding Rib/alpha-like domain-containing protein: MEKKTAKYTVQVTYTKDNTTDTADVWVDVAGGQSSGVTTDFNVKDDAALTADKAKAALSTASTTAIGKLANGKNVKYSWASDADGTALNVDTSDSDGKTAYVIIDYGDGTKQAVAVNIHVKSQKEQHSGKIQVNNGETNPIRTHVNANQNYGLDTSVTIPGLTEGKDYTLSWVSAPDVTANHLTDGEKTAKYTVQVTYTKDNTTDTADVWVDVAGGQSSGVTTDFNVKDDAALTADKAKAALSTASTTAIGKLANGKNVKYSWASDADGTALNVDTSDSDGKTAYVIIDYGDGTKQAVAVNIHVKSQKEQHSGKIQVNNGETNPIRTHVNANQNYGLDTSVAIDGLTEGKDYTLSWLGDAPDVTDANLTNGEKTAKYTVQVTYTKDNTTDTADVWVDVAGGQSSGVTTDFNVKDDAALTADKAKAALSTASTTAIGKLANGKNVKYSWASDENGTALNVDTSDSDGKTAYVIIDYGDGTKQAVAVNIHVKSQKEQHSGKIQVNNGETNPIRTHVNANQNYGLDTSVAIDGLTEGTDYSLSWVSAPDVTANHLTDGEKTAKYTVQVTYTKDNTTDTADVWVNVAGGQSSGVTTDFNVKDDAALTADKAKAALSTASTTAIGKLANGKNVKYSWASDADGTALNVDTSDSDGKTAYVIIDYGDGTKQAVAVNIHVKSQKEQHSGKIQVNNGETNPIRTHVNADQNYGLDTSVTIPGLTEGTDYSLSWVSAPDVTANHLINGEKTAKYTVQVTYTKDNTTDTADVWVNVAGASDKGKDYNKLNSEQPVPTDSDSLGNYLNTGTISDWSPTYSLVKADGTPATSPYYNTTWTSGSHESEDIYVKVMYHKPGSGITGVEDGSQIVKVTIGLQKPPTPVTPVVIKPKGGMVFVKRGQRLTAIEAQRAISNHDELDGANYSWVTPLPNTQMLGSKIGHVRVFYKGQTTIVMVTVMVTN, translated from the coding sequence ATGGAGAAAAAGACAGCTAAGTATACAGTTCAAGTAACTTATACGAAGGATAATACAACTGATACAGCAGATGTTTGGGTAGATGTTGCCGGTGGTCAAAGCTCTGGTGTTACAACCGACTTTAATGTAAAAGATGACGCCGCATTAACAGCTGATAAGGCTAAGGCCGCATTGAGCACAGCAAGTACAACTGCTATAGGCAAATTAGCTAATGGTAAAAATGTAAAATACAGCTGGGCAAGCGATGCGGATGGCACAGCCTTAAATGTAGATACATCAGATAGCGACGGTAAGACAGCATATGTCATTATTGATTATGGTGATGGAACTAAGCAGGCAGTTGCCGTAAATATTCATGTCAAGAGTCAAAAAGAACAACATAGTGGCAAGATTCAAGTTAATAATGGTGAGACTAATCCAATTAGGACACACGTTAATGCCAATCAAAATTATGGATTGGACACTTCAGTTACTATCCCTGGTTTGACAGAAGGAAAAGATTATACCTTAAGCTGGGTAAGTGCACCGGATGTTACAGCAAATCACTTAACTGATGGAGAAAAGACAGCTAAGTATACAGTTCAAGTAACTTATACGAAGGATAATACAACTGATACAGCAGATGTTTGGGTAGATGTTGCCGGTGGTCAAAGCTCTGGTGTTACAACCGACTTTAATGTAAAAGATGACGCCGCATTAACAGCTGATAAGGCTAAGGCCGCATTGAGCACAGCAAGTACAACTGCTATAGGCAAATTAGCTAATGGTAAAAATGTAAAATACAGCTGGGCAAGCGATGCGGATGGCACAGCCTTAAATGTAGATACATCAGATAGCGACGGTAAGACAGCATATGTCATTATTGATTATGGTGATGGAACCAAGCAGGCAGTTGCCGTAAATATTCATGTCAAGAGTCAAAAAGAACAACATAGTGGCAAGATTCAAGTTAATAATGGTGAGACTAATCCAATTAGGACACACGTTAATGCCAATCAAAATTATGGATTGGACACTTCAGTTGCAATAGATGGTTTGACAGAAGGAAAAGATTATACCTTAAGCTGGTTAGGTGATGCTCCGGATGTAACGGATGCTAACTTAACTAATGGAGAAAAGACAGCTAAGTATACAGTTCAAGTAACTTATACGAAGGATAATACAACTGATACAGCAGATGTTTGGGTAGATGTTGCCGGTGGTCAAAGCTCTGGTGTTACAACCGACTTTAATGTAAAAGATGACGCCGCATTAACAGCTGATAAGGCTAAGGCCGCATTGAGCACAGCAAGTACAACTGCTATAGGCAAATTAGCTAATGGTAAAAATGTAAAATACAGTTGGGCAAGTGATGAGAATGGCACAGCCTTAAATGTAGATACATCAGATAGCGACGGTAAGACAGCATATGTCATTATTGATTATGGTGATGGAACCAAGCAGGCAGTTGCCGTAAATATTCATGTCAAGAGTCAAAAAGAACAACATAGTGGCAAGATTCAAGTTAATAATGGTGAGACTAATCCAATTAGGACACACGTTAATGCCAATCAAAATTATGGATTGGACACTTCAGTTGCAATAGATGGTTTGACAGAAGGAACAGATTACAGCCTGAGCTGGGTAAGTGCACCGGATGTTACAGCAAATCACTTAACTGATGGAGAAAAGACAGCTAAGTATACAGTTCAAGTAACTTATACGAAGGATAATACAACTGATACGGCAGATGTTTGGGTAAATGTTGCCGGTGGTCAAAGCTCTGGTGTTACAACCGACTTTAATGTAAAAGATGACGCTGCATTAACAGCTGATAAGGCTAAGGCCGCATTAAGCACAGCAAGTACAACTGCTATAGGCAAATTAGCTAATGGTAAAAATGTAAAATACAGCTGGGCAAGCGATGCGGATGGCACAGCCTTAAATGTAGATACATCAGATAGCGACGGTAAGACAGCATATGTCATTATTGATTATGGTGATGGAACCAAGCAGGCAGTTGCCGTAAATATTCATGTCAAGAGTCAAAAAGAACAACATAGTGGCAAGATTCAAGTTAATAATGGTGAGACTAATCCAATTAGGACACACGTTAATGCTGATCAAAATTATGGCTTGGACACTTCAGTTACTATTCCTGGTTTGACAGAAGGAACAGATTACAGCCTGAGTTGGGTAAGTGCACCGGATGTTACAGCAAATCACTTAATTAATGGAGAAAAGACAGCTAAGTATACAGTTCAAGTAACTTATACGAAGGATAATACAACTGATACGGCAGATGTTTGGGTAAATGTTGCTGGTGCCAGTGATAAAGGCAAAGACTACAATAAGCTCAATTCTGAGCAACCTGTGCCAACAGATAGTGATAGCTTAGGCAATTATCTTAATACAGGTACAATCAGTGACTGGTCACCGACGTACAGTTTAGTTAAGGCCGACGGCACGCCAGCAACTAGTCCATACTACAATACGACTTGGACATCAGGCAGCCATGAGTCAGAGGATATTTATGTCAAGGTAATGTACCATAAGCCAGGCAGCGGAATAACCGGAGTAGAAGATGGTTCTCAAATTGTAAAGGTTACAATTGGTTTACAAAAACCACCAACACCTGTTACACCTGTAGTTATTAAGCCAAAAGGCGGAATGGTATTTGTAAAACGTGGACAACGGTTAACTGCAATTGAAGCCCAACGTGCGATTTCAAATCATGACGAATTGGATGGAGCAAATTATAGTTGGGTTACGCCATTACCTAATACGCAAATGTTAGGAAGCAAAATTGGTCATGTTCGCGTATTTTATAAGGGGCAAACAACGATTGTAATGGTAACAGTTATGGTTACTAATTAA
- a CDS encoding Rib/alpha-like domain-containing protein, with translation MEKKTAKYTVQVTYTKDNTTDTADVWVDVAGGQSSGVTTDFNVKDDAALTADKAKAALSTASTTAIGKLANGKNVKYSWASDENGTALNVDTSDSDGKTAYVIIDYGDGTKQAVAVNIHVKSQKEQHSGKIKVNNDETNPIRTHVNANQNYGLDTSVTIPGLTEGKDYTLSWVSAPDVTANHLTDGEKTAKYTVQVTYTKDNTTDTADVWVDVAGGQSSGVTTDFNVKDDAALTADKAKAALSTASTTAIGKLANGKNVKYSWASDADGTALNVDTSDSDGKTAYVIIDYGDGTKQAVAVNIHVKSQKEQHSGKIQVNNGETNPIRTHVNANQNYGLDTSVTIPGLTEGKDYTLSWVSAPDVTANHLTDGEKDS, from the coding sequence ATGGAGAAAAAGACAGCTAAGTATACAGTTCAAGTAACTTATACGAAGGATAATACAACTGATACAGCAGATGTTTGGGTAGATGTTGCCGGTGGTCAAAGCTCTGGTGTTACAACCGACTTTAATGTAAAAGATGACGCCGCATTAACAGCTGATAAGGCTAAGGCCGCATTGAGCACAGCAAGTACAACTGCTATAGGCAAATTAGCTAATGGTAAAAATGTAAAATACAGTTGGGCAAGTGATGAGAATGGCACAGCCTTAAATGTAGATACATCAGATAGCGACGGTAAGACAGCATATGTCATTATTGATTATGGTGATGGAACTAAGCAGGCAGTTGCCGTAAATATTCATGTCAAGAGTCAAAAAGAACAACATAGTGGCAAGATCAAAGTTAATAATGATGAGACTAATCCAATTAGGACACACGTTAATGCCAATCAAAATTATGGATTGGACACTTCAGTTACTATCCCTGGTTTGACAGAAGGAAAAGATTATACCTTAAGCTGGGTAAGTGCACCGGATGTTACAGCAAATCACTTAACTGATGGAGAAAAGACAGCTAAGTATACAGTTCAAGTAACTTATACGAAGGATAATACAACTGATACAGCAGATGTTTGGGTAGATGTTGCCGGTGGTCAAAGCTCTGGTGTTACAACCGACTTTAATGTAAAAGATGACGCCGCATTAACAGCTGATAAGGCTAAGGCCGCATTGAGCACAGCAAGTACAACTGCTATAGGCAAATTAGCTAATGGTAAAAATGTAAAATACAGCTGGGCAAGCGATGCGGATGGCACAGCCTTAAATGTAGATACATCAGATAGCGACGGTAAGACAGCATATGTCATTATTGATTATGGTGATGGAACTAAGCAGGCAGTTGCCGTAAATATTCATGTCAAGAGTCAAAAAGAACAACATAGTGGCAAGATTCAAGTTAATAATGGTGAGACTAATCCAATTAGGACACACGTTAATGCCAATCAAAATTATGGATTGGACACTTCAGTTACTATCCCTGGTTTGACAGAAGGAAAAGATTATACCTTAAGCTGGGTAAGTGCACCGGATGTTACAGCAAATCACTTAACTGATGGAGAAAAAGACAGCTAA
- a CDS encoding Rib/alpha-like domain-containing protein, translating into MFGKNNFDEKLRRMEMQAKKDRFSIRKLAIGAASVLLGFSFMGAASQTAKADTLAAGQQETVVANKQVNAKDVANKPKLSTFSGLSAFLRGSSEEESSASEGSTASQASEASSASSSSASEASSSSQASESSQSSNASQASTGSTASQASQASSSGSEASAASTGSVSSDGAQKIKTTHANDIVIHHLLVDADGNKTTTPVKGLGDEKGDTYIDGYVGDTKTISATDPEQAAPDGYKIVADQKSVTWTFVKDQNKEITFYYTQVPTTQTDAAPSFAQQFNNKTTSYESPEKNTLYGDIPVGNGIRLRYFFGTTLDAPISGSMVNFNYTASCAIPNYNLISVSTDSTGQVTEHQINGGYAYYYNGTYYGNIRLGINGDINTLTKPIFIRLWNITTTGSKGNTLGAKLTALWSADYNIYGKIYTIDYTSVMESNGGLINYKTTARNVTGLVNDNHTIDAANNINHAFFGWNMDTKFLNNDQVPLFYIGNNQGIYLEGTSADTINGVHHKYRLNFNFSGPIAPTGWAGTYYQYSYTNPKVFGPSLSTALGQKVPKGQKAPDAGALAFGDASLADVPKDTTGGGETVDSGIFTIWDRQDLSVGDSQDIGYQSSIVDEMASAPKLKLDPNGEDYRGNEITIHGTVTEEDASLRDNLTYTYNIDGDSSTTHSWSGPKAADFVNNDAGFSFTVPAQPQLVDGKDHSITVTVTDANGTVATQTYALRAPAASITVHHYWMMSNGDLTTDKVKSDTYVGGKVGQSVIVGLNDPDQAAPTGYHLVPGQSDFKQVMPASGIGEVAFYYTGNATHDADKNNIIVHHVLKDSGQLVPGMNDTSVNGIVGETGIVKASDQPAPPAGYSLVPNQADQEFTFQPTVTQDAYVYYVAIAAKQGSSIKVHQVTIPGSTPVQVPQFSGDKWGEILDGDLSHVKSVDWADPIAVNQANGILATSGNKSADIKVTFDDETTFLISGAPVQVVGATAGDGQEFDSSTTAISKDQSFTDSKGYANISALSGIGDVDHYTFSDSADGSTNMNINWSTTNGTGQKQGYVLVHYKDGTAQAVPITIKIKSQSEQSGEGDNKLSQSNPMVMHVGESISGQDKYVSEGNRDKYFKNTNNVSSIAWNKRPNVNQTGTNTTGSVTVGFSDGSSKVLTGITVDVVGAEPNANASANSMKPLDPNPSKYLSDDSVGKIKPFNPIYSYVDDKGNDIVDANGKPTSPTFDASQNDKNGKQTAHIKVNYDDGTSQIVDVPISVTSQKDQNKNNIKVNNGETNPIRTHVNADKNYGLNTSVTIPGLTEGTDYSLSWASAPDVTAANLTNGEKKAKYTVNITYKDNTSDTADVWVDVVGGESSEVTTNFNVKDNAALTADKAKAALSTASTTAIGKLANGKNVKYSWASDENGTALNVDTSDSDGKTAYVIIDYGDGTKQAVAVNIHVKSQKEQHSGKIKVNNDETNPIRTHVNANQNYGLDTSVAIDGLTEGKDYTLSWLGDAFSVTDANLTNGEKDS; encoded by the coding sequence ATGTTCGGCAAGAACAATTTTGATGAAAAACTAAGAAGAATGGAAATGCAGGCCAAAAAAGATCGCTTTTCTATCAGAAAGCTGGCAATTGGTGCTGCTTCTGTTTTGCTTGGTTTTAGTTTCATGGGTGCAGCCAGTCAAACGGCTAAGGCTGATACACTTGCTGCTGGTCAGCAGGAAACGGTTGTTGCTAATAAACAGGTAAATGCTAAAGATGTGGCTAATAAGCCTAAATTGTCAACTTTTTCGGGGTTGAGCGCTTTTTTGCGCGGCAGTAGCGAAGAAGAGAGTAGCGCTAGTGAAGGCAGCACTGCAAGTCAGGCTTCGGAAGCTTCCTCAGCAAGCAGTTCAAGTGCAAGCGAAGCTTCAAGCAGCTCACAGGCAAGTGAAAGCAGTCAAAGCTCAAACGCATCACAAGCAAGTACTGGGTCCACTGCTTCACAGGCCAGTCAGGCAAGTAGCAGCGGTTCGGAAGCAAGTGCTGCTTCAACCGGCTCAGTTAGCTCTGACGGCGCACAAAAGATTAAAACCACACACGCAAATGATATTGTGATTCACCACTTGCTGGTAGATGCTGATGGCAATAAGACGACGACACCAGTTAAAGGTCTAGGTGACGAAAAAGGTGATACTTACATTGATGGTTATGTTGGTGACACCAAGACCATTAGTGCAACTGATCCGGAACAAGCAGCACCAGATGGTTACAAGATTGTCGCTGACCAAAAGAGTGTGACTTGGACATTTGTCAAAGATCAGAATAAGGAAATAACCTTCTATTACACGCAGGTGCCAACAACGCAAACTGATGCAGCTCCAAGCTTTGCACAGCAGTTTAATAATAAGACTACTAGCTATGAATCTCCCGAAAAGAATACGCTTTATGGTGACATTCCTGTTGGGAATGGCATTAGGTTACGATACTTTTTTGGGACGACTCTTGATGCTCCAATTTCAGGTTCTATGGTTAATTTTAATTATACTGCTTCTTGTGCTATACCAAATTATAATTTAATTAGTGTAAGTACAGATAGTACAGGTCAAGTCACAGAGCACCAAATTAATGGTGGTTACGCATATTATTATAATGGAACTTATTATGGAAATATAAGGCTGGGCATTAATGGGGATATAAATACATTAACGAAACCAATATTTATTAGACTGTGGAATATAACTACCACGGGTTCCAAAGGTAATACTTTAGGTGCTAAATTAACTGCATTATGGTCTGCAGATTATAATATCTATGGTAAGATCTATACAATTGATTATACTTCGGTAATGGAGTCTAATGGGGGGCTGATTAATTATAAGACAACAGCGAGAAATGTTACTGGACTGGTTAATGATAATCACACAATTGATGCTGCGAATAATATTAATCATGCCTTTTTTGGATGGAATATGGATACTAAATTTTTAAACAATGATCAGGTTCCCTTGTTCTATATTGGTAACAATCAGGGAATTTATTTAGAGGGTACCTCTGCCGACACAATCAATGGTGTTCATCATAAGTATCGGCTCAACTTTAACTTTAGTGGTCCAATAGCTCCTACTGGTTGGGCAGGTACATATTATCAGTATAGTTATACTAACCCAAAAGTTTTCGGCCCTAGTTTGAGTACTGCTTTAGGTCAAAAAGTACCTAAAGGTCAAAAAGCTCCTGATGCAGGTGCGCTTGCTTTCGGCGATGCTTCTTTAGCTGATGTTCCCAAAGATACTACCGGTGGCGGAGAAACGGTAGATTCTGGTATATTTACAATTTGGGACAGGCAAGACTTATCGGTTGGAGATTCTCAAGATATAGGCTATCAATCTAGTATTGTAGACGAAATGGCCAGTGCTCCTAAGTTAAAGCTGGACCCTAATGGGGAAGATTATCGTGGTAATGAAATTACTATTCATGGAACGGTTACTGAAGAAGATGCTTCCTTAAGAGATAATTTGACGTACACGTATAATATTGACGGTGATTCGAGTACAACTCACTCTTGGTCAGGCCCTAAAGCTGCTGATTTTGTGAATAATGATGCTGGATTTTCGTTTACTGTTCCAGCTCAACCACAGCTAGTGGATGGTAAAGATCACTCAATTACTGTAACTGTTACTGATGCAAATGGAACAGTTGCAACTCAAACTTATGCTTTACGTGCTCCTGCAGCTAGCATAACAGTCCATCACTATTGGATGATGAGTAATGGTGATTTAACTACCGACAAAGTTAAATCAGATACTTATGTGGGTGGTAAAGTTGGACAATCAGTCATCGTTGGTTTAAATGATCCAGATCAGGCTGCACCAACTGGTTATCATTTAGTTCCTGGCCAAAGTGATTTCAAGCAAGTAATGCCGGCTTCAGGAATTGGTGAAGTTGCCTTTTACTATACGGGTAACGCAACACATGATGCTGATAAGAATAATATTATTGTTCACCACGTTTTAAAGGATTCCGGCCAACTTGTTCCTGGCATGAATGATACTAGTGTTAATGGTATTGTAGGTGAAACTGGTATTGTTAAGGCAAGTGACCAGCCAGCACCTCCTGCTGGTTATAGTTTAGTTCCAAACCAAGCAGACCAAGAATTTACATTTCAACCAACAGTTACACAGGATGCTTACGTTTATTATGTAGCGATTGCTGCAAAACAAGGTAGTTCAATTAAAGTTCACCAGGTAACTATCCCAGGTTCTACCCCTGTTCAAGTCCCGCAATTTAGCGGTGATAAGTGGGGCGAGATATTAGATGGTGATTTGAGTCATGTTAAGTCAGTTGATTGGGCCGATCCGATTGCTGTAAATCAGGCTAATGGCATTTTAGCAACTAGTGGTAATAAATCCGCTGATATCAAGGTAACGTTTGATGATGAAACCACATTTTTGATTTCTGGTGCTCCAGTTCAAGTTGTTGGTGCTACAGCCGGTGATGGACAAGAATTTGACAGCAGCACAACGGCAATTTCTAAAGATCAGAGTTTTACTGATTCAAAAGGTTATGCGAATATCAGTGCCTTAAGTGGCATCGGCGATGTTGACCATTACACATTTTCTGACAGTGCTGATGGTAGTACCAATATGAATATTAATTGGAGTACAACAAATGGTACAGGTCAAAAGCAAGGCTATGTTCTTGTTCATTATAAGGATGGCACAGCACAAGCTGTTCCGATTACAATAAAAATTAAGAGTCAATCGGAACAGTCTGGTGAAGGCGATAATAAGTTAAGCCAAAGCAATCCTATGGTAATGCACGTTGGTGAAAGCATATCTGGTCAGGATAAATATGTAAGTGAAGGCAATCGTGATAAGTATTTTAAAAATACAAATAATGTAAGTTCGATTGCTTGGAATAAACGGCCAAATGTTAATCAGACTGGCACAAATACAACGGGGTCAGTAACAGTAGGATTCAGTGATGGCTCAAGCAAGGTCTTAACGGGAATTACTGTTGATGTAGTTGGTGCAGAGCCGAATGCGAATGCTAGTGCCAATTCAATGAAGCCACTGGATCCTAATCCAAGCAAATATTTAAGTGATGATTCAGTAGGTAAGATTAAGCCATTTAATCCAATATATAGTTATGTTGACGATAAGGGCAATGATATTGTTGATGCAAATGGGAAACCTACTAGTCCGACTTTTGATGCAAGTCAGAATGATAAAAATGGTAAGCAGACTGCTCATATCAAAGTAAACTATGATGATGGAACATCACAGATAGTTGATGTGCCAATTTCAGTAACAAGTCAGAAGGATCAGAATAAGAACAATATTAAAGTTAATAATGGTGAAACCAATCCAATTAGGACACACGTTAATGCCGATAAGAATTATGGCTTGAATACTTCAGTTACTATCCCTGGCTTGACAGAAGGAACAGATTACAGCTTGAGCTGGGCAAGTGCACCAGATGTTACAGCAGCTAACTTAACTAATGGAGAAAAGAAAGCTAAGTATACAGTTAATATAACTTATAAAGATAATACAAGTGATACAGCAGATGTTTGGGTAGATGTTGTTGGCGGTGAAAGTTCAGAAGTAACAACCAACTTTAATGTTAAAGACAATGCTGCATTAACAGCTGATAAAGCTAAAGCTGCATTGAGTACAGCAAGTACAACTGCTATAGGCAAATTAGCTAATGGTAAAAATGTAAAATACAGTTGGGCAAGTGATGAGAATGGCACAGCCTTAAATGTAGATACATCAGATAGCGACGGTAAGACAGCATATGTCATTATTGATTATGGTGATGGAACCAAGCAGGCAGTTGCCGTAAATATTCATGTCAAGAGTCAAAAAGAACAACATAGTGGCAAGATCAAAGTTAATAATGATGAGACTAATCCAATTAGGACACACGTTAATGCCAATCAAAATTATGGATTGGACACTTCAGTTGCAATAGATGGTTTGACAGAAGGAAAAGATTATACCTTAAGCTGGTTAGGTGATGCTTTTTCTGTAACGGATGCTAACTTAACTAATGGAGAAAAAGACAGCTAA
- the tnpB gene encoding IS66 family insertion sequence element accessory protein TnpB (TnpB, as the term is used for proteins encoded by IS66 family insertion elements, is considered an accessory protein, since TnpC, encoded by a neighboring gene, is a DDE family transposase.): MIIDLHQIDRIYLVCGKTDLRKGIDGLITVVQNQFKLDPYCSNLFLFCGTRKDRFKGLLWENDGFLLLYKRYENGRLQWPSNQDAVRELSAKQLTGLLQGWSLEPTIHPYQLS, from the coding sequence ATGATCATTGACTTACATCAAATTGATCGAATCTACCTAGTTTGCGGTAAAACCGATTTACGCAAGGGAATTGATGGACTAATTACGGTTGTCCAGAATCAATTTAAGCTGGATCCTTATTGTAGTAACTTATTTTTGTTTTGCGGTACGCGTAAAGATCGCTTTAAAGGCTTACTATGGGAAAATGATGGCTTTCTATTGTTGTACAAGCGCTATGAGAATGGTCGTTTGCAGTGGCCGAGCAACCAAGATGCTGTGCGGGAACTATCGGCTAAACAGTTAACTGGATTACTGCAAGGCTGGTCATTGGAGCCGACTATTCATCCTTATCAATTGTCATAG